In a genomic window of Neisseria flavescens:
- a CDS encoding 7-cyano-7-deazaguanine/7-aminomethyl-7-deazaguanine transporter, with translation MYEFTAAQQKKALFWLVLFHIFIIAASNYLVQFPFQIFGIFTTWGAFSFPFIFLATDLTVRIFGAPLARRIIFWVMFPALLLSYVFSVLFHNGNWTGWASLTEFNTFVGRIALASFSAYALGQILDIFVFNRLRRLKSWWAAPTASTVVGNALDTLVFFAVAFYTSNDEFMAANWQGIAFVDYLFKLAICTLFFLPAYGIVLSILTKKLTSLNVRQEMPESVLAK, from the coding sequence ATGTACGAATTTACCGCCGCACAGCAGAAGAAAGCGCTCTTCTGGCTGGTGCTTTTCCATATTTTTATTATTGCCGCCAGCAACTATCTGGTGCAGTTCCCCTTTCAAATTTTCGGTATTTTTACCACTTGGGGCGCATTTTCCTTCCCCTTTATCTTCCTCGCTACCGATCTGACCGTGCGCATTTTCGGCGCGCCGTTGGCGAGACGGATTATTTTTTGGGTGATGTTCCCCGCCCTGCTGCTCTCTTACGTCTTCTCCGTCCTCTTTCATAACGGCAACTGGACAGGCTGGGCATCTTTAACCGAATTTAACACCTTCGTCGGCCGTATCGCATTGGCCAGCTTTTCCGCCTATGCGCTCGGGCAAATCCTCGATATTTTCGTGTTCAACAGATTACGCCGTCTGAAATCATGGTGGGCCGCCCCTACTGCTTCCACTGTAGTCGGCAACGCGTTGGACACGCTGGTGTTTTTCGCCGTTGCCTTTTACACGAGTAACGATGAATTTATGGCGGCAAACTGGCAGGGCATCGCATTTGTCGATTATCTGTTCAAACTCGCCATCTGCACCCTCTTCTTCCTGCCTGCCTACGGCATCGTATTGAGCATCTTGACCAAAAAACTGACTTCCTTAAACGTCCGTCAAGAAATGCCCGAATCGGTTTTAGCCAAATAA
- the queF gene encoding preQ(1) synthase: protein MSRNNEELQGISLLGNQKTQYPSEYAPEILEAFDNKHPDNDYFVKFVCPEFTSLCPMTGQPDFATIYIRYIPHIKMVESKSLKLYLFSFRNHGDFHEDCVNIIMKDLIALMDPKYIEVFGEFTPRGGIAIHPFANYGKAGTEFEALAHKRLFEHDAQ from the coding sequence ATGTCCCGCAACAACGAAGAGCTGCAAGGCATCTCCCTTTTGGGCAACCAGAAAACCCAATACCCGAGCGAATACGCACCTGAGATTTTGGAAGCGTTCGACAACAAACATCCCGACAACGACTATTTCGTCAAATTCGTCTGCCCCGAGTTCACCAGCCTCTGCCCGATGACCGGCCAGCCCGACTTTGCCACCATCTACATCCGCTACATCCCCCATATCAAAATGGTGGAAAGCAAATCCCTGAAACTCTATCTCTTCAGCTTCCGCAACCACGGCGACTTCCATGAAGACTGCGTCAACATCATCATGAAAGACCTCATCGCCCTGATGGATCCGAAATACATCGAAGTATTCGGCGAATTCACACCGCGCGGCGGCATCGCCATTCATCCGTTTGCCAACTACGGCAAAGCAGGCACAGAGTTTGAAGCTTTGGCACACAAACGCCTGTTTGAGCACGATGCACAATAA
- the rfaQ gene encoding putative lipopolysaccharide heptosyltransferase III, with protein MSLAQPKRILIIKLRHHGDVLLSTPVVDALKTRFPDCEIDMLVYAGTGQLIADNPQIAQIFTLDRNWKKLGVFKQLACEKNLLSKLKARDYDWAFNLSDQWSAAVIAKLCARCSVGLDCIKRDGFWWRFCHDFINHELDTSHHIVENQLNILAPLIRPEDVADAKVRLWVAQDARESMRQKLREQGWSGEDYVLMHPGARWHFKCWEDGKNAAIVQLLLNSGQNVVLTASPDTVEQYMLQEIIGRLNIPEGRKVYVLSGCLSLRELAAAIEGAKLFVGVDSAPMHIAAALDKPQISLFGASWVDKWRPYSEQAEVIYAGDYAELPHPDSIDTNDPTRLLKAIPLQDVWDKISAKLEALEA; from the coding sequence ATGTCTTTAGCCCAACCCAAACGTATTCTGATCATCAAATTGCGCCATCATGGCGATGTGCTTTTGAGCACGCCGGTGGTCGATGCGCTGAAAACCCGTTTCCCCGATTGCGAAATCGATATGCTGGTGTATGCCGGTACGGGACAGCTGATTGCCGATAATCCGCAGATTGCGCAGATTTTTACCCTTGATCGAAATTGGAAGAAGCTGGGCGTATTCAAGCAGTTGGCGTGTGAGAAAAACCTTTTGTCTAAGCTGAAGGCGCGCGATTATGACTGGGCTTTCAATCTGTCTGACCAATGGAGCGCGGCGGTAATCGCCAAACTGTGCGCCCGTTGCAGCGTGGGTTTGGACTGCATCAAGCGTGACGGATTCTGGTGGCGTTTCTGTCATGATTTTATCAACCATGAGCTTGATACCAGCCATCATATCGTTGAAAACCAGTTGAATATCCTCGCGCCGCTTATCCGGCCGGAAGACGTGGCCGATGCGAAAGTGCGCCTTTGGGTGGCACAAGATGCAAGGGAAAGCATGCGGCAGAAATTGCGTGAGCAGGGTTGGAGCGGCGAAGATTATGTGTTGATGCACCCGGGTGCGCGTTGGCATTTCAAATGCTGGGAAGACGGCAAGAATGCCGCCATCGTACAGCTTCTGCTCAACAGCGGACAGAATGTCGTATTGACCGCTTCTCCCGACACTGTCGAACAATACATGCTTCAGGAAATTATAGGCCGTCTGAATATTCCGGAAGGCAGAAAAGTATATGTATTGTCCGGATGCTTGAGTCTGCGTGAATTGGCGGCGGCCATTGAGGGTGCCAAACTGTTTGTCGGTGTCGACTCTGCACCGATGCACATCGCCGCTGCTTTGGATAAACCGCAAATTTCTTTGTTTGGCGCGTCATGGGTGGATAAATGGCGTCCGTATTCCGAGCAGGCGGAAGTCATTTATGCCGGCGATTATGCCGAACTGCCTCACCCCGACAGTATCGATACCAACGATCCGACACGTCTGTTGAAAGCGATTCCGTTGCAGGATGTGTGGGACAAAATTTCAGCCAAATTGGAGGCGTTGGAGGCTTAA
- a CDS encoding M23 family metallopeptidase has translation MIKNKYSTRFKATLLAFLLPASGIMTAYAITDPQPAHTDFKVERISEELPAVYVETNTYQSSYWAQEAVQAGDSLADVLTRMGVNQEDIKQIMAKNNANLDMKNLRTNQSVNIRIDSSGQVTDVQFFTDEELERNLVALEKVKGKWRISNAEIDMKTMPTLRSVQIRTSAIGDMLRAEIPSEVYIQLKEIFADSFNMSDLGEGDTVRLLYNSMYFRGQQMAVSDILAAEVVKDGKTYQAYYYSQGKGDEESGSYYDQNGKSLQQKEGFNTEPVAYTRISSPFGYRVHPVLHTVHMHTGIDYAAPTGTPIKAAADGEVIFKGWKGGYGNTVMIRHANGVETLYGHMSAFSPADGRVRAGEVIGFVGTTGRSTGPHLHYEARVNGQPVNPTTVALPTPKLTPTNMAAFRKQQKDASTMLSTVRSLPVSVAQLD, from the coding sequence GTGATTAAAAACAAATATTCCACTCGATTCAAAGCAACCCTCTTAGCGTTTCTGCTGCCGGCTTCAGGCATCATGACCGCATACGCCATTACCGACCCTCAACCAGCACATACCGATTTCAAAGTCGAGCGTATTTCCGAAGAGCTGCCTGCCGTTTATGTGGAAACCAATACCTATCAATCCAGCTATTGGGCGCAAGAAGCCGTCCAAGCCGGCGACTCTTTGGCAGACGTTTTGACGCGCATGGGTGTCAACCAAGAAGACATCAAGCAAATCATGGCGAAAAACAATGCCAACCTCGACATGAAAAACCTACGGACCAACCAATCCGTCAACATCCGCATCGATTCTTCAGGCCAAGTGACCGACGTTCAATTCTTTACCGATGAAGAATTGGAACGCAACTTGGTGGCTTTGGAAAAAGTCAAAGGCAAATGGCGCATCTCCAATGCCGAAATCGACATGAAAACCATGCCGACCCTGCGCTCCGTGCAAATCCGCACTTCCGCCATCGGCGATATGCTCCGTGCCGAAATCCCTTCCGAAGTGTATATCCAGCTCAAAGAAATCTTTGCCGATTCGTTCAATATGAGCGACTTGGGCGAAGGCGATACCGTGCGTCTTTTGTACAACAGCATGTATTTCCGCGGCCAGCAAATGGCGGTCAGCGATATTTTGGCAGCTGAAGTGGTTAAAGACGGCAAAACCTACCAAGCCTATTATTACAGCCAAGGCAAAGGCGACGAAGAAAGCGGTAGCTACTACGACCAAAACGGTAAGTCCCTGCAACAAAAAGAAGGCTTTAATACCGAACCTGTTGCATACACGCGCATTTCTTCCCCGTTCGGCTACCGTGTCCACCCGGTCCTGCATACCGTCCATATGCACACCGGTATCGACTATGCCGCGCCGACCGGTACGCCGATTAAGGCCGCTGCCGATGGCGAAGTGATTTTCAAAGGTTGGAAAGGCGGCTACGGTAATACCGTGATGATCCGCCATGCCAACGGTGTGGAAACCCTGTACGGCCACATGAGCGCGTTCAGTCCTGCCGACGGCAGAGTCCGCGCCGGCGAAGTGATTGGTTTTGTCGGTACAACCGGCCGTTCGACCGGTCCGCACCTGCACTACGAAGCACGCGTCAACGGCCAGCCGGTCAACCCGACTACCGTTGCACTGCCGACGCCGAAATTGACCCCGACCAATATGGCCGCGTTCCGCAAACAGCAAAAAGATGCCAGCACGATGTTGTCTACCGTCCGCTCTTTGCCGGTTTCCGTAGCGCAGCTGGATTAA
- the pncB gene encoding nicotinate phosphoribosyltransferase has translation MSAYQPIIQSLLDTDLYKFTMLQVVLHQFPQTHSLYEFRCRNKEMVYPLADIQEDLERELDSLCRLRFTHDELAYLRSLRFIKSDFVDYLELFQLQRRFVQVSPDDQGRLNIRIEGPMIQAMFFEIFILAIVNELYFRRLETPAVIEEGERRLQAKAQQLKEIAATQNPNDPPFLISDFGTRRRYTLAWQEHVIRTLLEAAPDIVRGTSNVYLAKKIGITPIGTMAHEFLQAFQALDVRLRNFQKAALESWVHEYRGDLGIALTDVVGMDAFLRDFDLYFAKLFDGLRHDSGDPYVWGDKAYEHYKKLKIDSRTKMLTFSDGLDIERSWALHQYFKDRFKTSFGIGTNLTNDLGHTPLNIVLKLVECNGQSVAKLSDSPGKTMTTNNTFLAYLRQVFDVPEPEEKA, from the coding sequence ATGTCTGCTTATCAGCCCATTATCCAATCCCTGCTTGATACCGACCTGTACAAATTCACCATGCTGCAAGTCGTGTTGCACCAATTCCCGCAAACCCACAGCCTCTACGAATTCCGCTGTCGCAACAAAGAGATGGTGTATCCGCTGGCCGATATTCAAGAAGACTTGGAACGCGAACTCGACTCCCTGTGCCGGCTGCGCTTTACCCATGACGAACTTGCTTATCTGCGCAGCCTGCGTTTTATCAAAAGCGATTTTGTCGATTATCTCGAACTTTTCCAACTCCAACGCCGCTTCGTCCAAGTCAGTCCTGATGACCAAGGCCGTCTGAATATCCGCATCGAAGGCCCGATGATACAGGCGATGTTCTTCGAGATTTTCATTCTTGCCATCGTCAACGAACTCTATTTCCGCCGCTTGGAAACGCCTGCCGTCATCGAAGAAGGCGAGCGCCGTCTGCAGGCCAAAGCGCAACAGCTGAAAGAAATTGCAGCTACACAAAATCCGAATGATCCGCCATTCCTGATTTCCGATTTCGGCACGCGCCGCCGCTACACCCTCGCATGGCAGGAACACGTTATCCGCACCTTGCTGGAAGCCGCTCCCGACATTGTGCGCGGTACCAGCAACGTTTATCTCGCCAAAAAAATCGGCATCACACCAATCGGCACCATGGCGCATGAGTTCCTCCAAGCCTTCCAAGCCTTGGACGTACGTTTGCGCAATTTCCAAAAAGCCGCGCTGGAAAGCTGGGTACACGAATATCGCGGCGACCTCGGTATCGCCCTGACCGACGTGGTTGGCATGGATGCTTTCTTGCGCGACTTCGACCTGTACTTCGCCAAACTCTTCGACGGCCTGCGCCACGACAGCGGCGATCCTTATGTTTGGGGCGACAAAGCCTACGAGCATTACAAAAAACTCAAAATCGACAGCCGCACTAAAATGCTGACCTTTTCAGACGGCCTCGATATTGAGCGTTCATGGGCGTTGCACCAATACTTCAAAGACCGTTTCAAAACCAGTTTCGGTATCGGTACCAACCTGACCAACGATTTGGGACACACGCCTTTGAACATTGTCTTGAAGCTTGTCGAGTGTAACGGCCAATCCGTTGCCAAGCTCTCCGACTCCCCGGGCAAAACCATGACCACCAACAACACCTTCCTCGCTTACCTGCGCCAAGTGTTTGACGTACCGGAGCCGGAAGAGAAAGCCTAA
- the mtgA gene encoding monofunctional biosynthetic peptidoglycan transglycosylase encodes MFRIIKWLIALPVGIFIFFNAYVYGNIITYRAVAPHRTAFMSMRMKQFEQEGRDVALDYRWVPYNRISVNLKKALIASEDANFAEHSGFDWNGIKYAMKRNKQSGEVKGGGSTISQQLAKNLFLNESRSYIRKGEEAAITAMMEAVTDKDRIFELYLNSIEWHYGVFGAEAASQYFYKKPASALTRQQAAKLTARVPAPLFYADHPKSKRMHNKTNIILRRMGSAELPESDMD; translated from the coding sequence ATGTTCCGCATCATCAAATGGCTGATTGCCCTGCCCGTCGGCATCTTTATCTTTTTCAATGCCTATGTGTACGGCAACATCATCACCTACCGCGCCGTCGCGCCCCATCGGACTGCCTTTATGTCGATGCGGATGAAGCAGTTCGAACAAGAAGGGCGCGATGTCGCACTGGATTACCGCTGGGTGCCTTACAACCGCATTTCGGTCAACCTGAAAAAAGCCCTGATTGCTTCCGAAGACGCCAACTTTGCCGAACACAGCGGCTTTGACTGGAACGGCATCAAATACGCCATGAAACGCAACAAGCAAAGCGGCGAAGTCAAAGGCGGCGGCTCGACCATCAGCCAGCAACTGGCGAAAAACCTGTTTCTCAACGAAAGCCGCAGCTACATCCGCAAAGGCGAAGAAGCGGCCATTACGGCGATGATGGAAGCCGTTACCGATAAAGACCGCATTTTTGAGCTGTATCTGAACTCAATCGAATGGCACTACGGCGTATTCGGCGCGGAAGCGGCGTCCCAGTATTTCTACAAGAAACCTGCCTCCGCCCTCACCCGCCAACAAGCCGCCAAGCTCACGGCGCGCGTTCCGGCTCCACTGTTTTACGCAGACCATCCTAAGAGCAAACGGATGCACAACAAAACGAATATCATCCTGCGCCGTATGGGTTCGGCAGAATTGCCCGAAAGCGATATGGATTAA
- the aroE gene encoding shikimate dehydrogenase, protein MTTLPRYAVFGNPVAHSKSPQIHRQFALQEGVDIEYERICADIGGFAQAVSTFFETGGCGANVTVPFKQEAFDLADEHSERALAAGAVNTLILLKNGKLRGDNTDGIGLANDITQVKNIAIEDKTILLLGAGGAVRGVIPVLKEHRPARIVITNRTHAKAEELARLFGIEAVPMADLNGGFDIIINGTSGGLSGQLPAVSPEIFRDCRLAYDMVYGEAALAFLNFAQSNGAAEVSDGLGMLVGQAAASYHIWRGFTPDIRPVIEYMKAL, encoded by the coding sequence ATGACTACCCTCCCCCGTTACGCCGTTTTCGGCAATCCCGTTGCACACAGCAAGTCGCCGCAAATCCATCGGCAGTTTGCCCTTCAGGAAGGCGTTGACATTGAATACGAACGCATTTGCGCCGACATCGGCGGTTTCGCGCAGGCGGTTTCGACATTTTTTGAAACAGGCGGTTGCGGGGCAAACGTTACCGTACCGTTCAAACAGGAAGCGTTTGACTTGGCGGACGAGCATTCCGAACGCGCTTTGGCAGCCGGTGCGGTCAATACGCTGATTCTGTTGAAAAACGGCAAGCTGCGCGGCGACAATACCGACGGTATCGGTTTGGCCAACGACATCACGCAGGTCAAAAACATTGCCATCGAGGACAAAACCATTTTGCTTTTGGGCGCAGGCGGCGCGGTGCGCGGCGTGATTCCGGTATTGAAAGAACACCGCCCTGCCCGTATCGTCATTACCAACCGTACCCACGCCAAAGCCGAGGAATTGGCGCGGCTTTTCGGCATTGAAGCCGTCCCGATGGCGGATTTGAACGGCGGTTTCGATATCATCATCAACGGCACGTCCGGCGGCTTGAGCGGTCAGCTTCCGGCCGTCAGCCCTGAAATTTTCCGCGACTGCCGCCTTGCCTACGATATGGTTTACGGCGAAGCGGCGCTGGCGTTTTTGAACTTTGCCCAAAGCAACGGCGCGGCCGAAGTTTCAGACGGCCTGGGCATGCTGGTCGGTCAGGCTGCCGCCTCTTACCATATTTGGCGCGGATTTACGCCCGATATCCGCCCTGTTATCGAATACATGAAAGCCCTGTAA
- a CDS encoding surface-adhesin E family protein encodes MKKMLCLAVFALGLATPAVAADWVWLGNDSNNTAVFGDADSRTDNSAWVEMRYAKPKKHSNGKFYNTDKGLEEIDCSGKRRRSLTVTWYSESGNSIGSKTPSYAEWDYVIPGTLGESMYKFVCNRYPR; translated from the coding sequence ATGAAAAAGATGTTGTGCTTGGCAGTATTTGCATTAGGGTTGGCAACGCCGGCGGTGGCGGCGGATTGGGTGTGGTTAGGTAATGACAGTAACAATACTGCCGTGTTTGGTGATGCAGACAGCCGTACGGACAATAGTGCATGGGTTGAAATGAGGTATGCCAAGCCGAAAAAGCATAGCAATGGAAAATTTTATAATACAGATAAAGGGTTGGAAGAAATAGATTGCAGTGGTAAACGTCGTAGGTCTTTGACGGTAACGTGGTATTCCGAATCGGGAAACTCTATCGGTTCTAAGACACCATCCTATGCCGAATGGGATTATGTTATTCCAGGTACGCTTGGAGAGAGTATGTACAAATTTGTCTGCAACCGTTATCCCCGCTGA
- the glnA gene encoding type I glutamate--ammonia ligase, translating to MSIKDAVKLIEESEARFVDLRFTDTKGKQHHFTIPTRIVLDDPEEWFENGQAFDGSSIGGWKGIQASDMQLRPDASTAFVDPFYDDTTVVFTCDVIDPADGQGYDRDPRSIARRAEAYLKSSGIGDTAYFGPEPEFFVFDGVEFETDMHKTRYEITSESGAWASGLHMDGQNTGHRPTVKGGYAPVAPIDCGQDLRSAMVNILEELGIEVEVHHSEVGTGSQMEIGTRFATLVKRADQTQDMKYVIQNVAHNFGKTATFMPKPIMGDNGSGMHVHQSIWKDGQNLFAGDGYAGLSDTALYYIGGIIKHAKALNAITNPSTNSYKRLVPHFEAPTKLAYSAKNRSASIRIPSVNSSKARRIEARFPDPTANPYLAFAALLMAGLDGIQNKIHPGDPADKNLYDLPPEEDALVPTVCASLEEALAALKADHEFLLRGGVFSKDWIDSYIAFKEEDVRRIRMAPHPLEFEMYYSL from the coding sequence ATGTCCATCAAAGACGCTGTAAAACTGATTGAAGAAAGCGAAGCCCGCTTCGTAGATTTGCGCTTTACCGATACCAAAGGCAAGCAGCACCACTTTACCATCCCCACCCGCATCGTCCTCGACGATCCCGAAGAATGGTTTGAAAACGGTCAAGCGTTTGACGGTTCGTCCATTGGCGGTTGGAAAGGTATTCAGGCTTCCGATATGCAGCTGCGTCCCGATGCGTCTACAGCCTTCGTCGATCCTTTCTACGACGATACCACCGTTGTCTTTACCTGCGACGTTATCGATCCGGCCGACGGCCAAGGCTATGACCGCGACCCCCGCTCTATCGCACGCCGTGCCGAAGCTTACTTGAAATCTTCCGGTATCGGCGACACCGCCTATTTCGGCCCAGAGCCTGAATTCTTCGTTTTTGACGGCGTAGAATTTGAAACCGATATGCACAAAACCCGTTACGAAATCACTTCCGAAAGCGGCGCGTGGGCAAGCGGTCTGCATATGGACGGTCAAAATACCGGCCACCGCCCGACCGTCAAAGGCGGTTACGCACCTGTTGCGCCGATTGACTGCGGTCAAGACCTGCGCTCCGCGATGGTAAACATTTTGGAAGAACTCGGCATCGAAGTCGAAGTCCACCACTCTGAAGTCGGCACCGGCAGCCAAATGGAAATCGGTACCCGTTTCGCCACCTTGGTCAAACGCGCCGACCAAACCCAAGACATGAAATATGTGATTCAAAACGTTGCCCACAACTTCGGCAAAACCGCCACCTTTATGCCCAAACCGATTATGGGCGACAACGGCAGCGGTATGCACGTCCACCAATCCATCTGGAAAGACGGTCAAAACCTGTTTGCAGGCGACGGCTATGCCGGCTTGTCCGATACCGCCCTTTATTACATTGGCGGCATCATCAAACACGCCAAAGCCCTGAACGCGATTACCAATCCGTCCACCAACTCCTACAAACGCCTCGTGCCGCACTTTGAAGCGCCGACCAAACTGGCTTATTCCGCCAAAAACCGTTCCGCTTCCATCCGCATCCCGTCTGTGAACAGCAGCAAAGCACGCCGCATCGAAGCGCGTTTCCCCGATCCGACAGCCAACCCGTACTTGGCGTTCGCCGCCCTGCTGATGGCGGGTTTGGACGGTATTCAAAACAAAATCCATCCGGGCGATCCTGCCGATAAAAACCTGTACGATCTGCCGCCGGAGGAAGACGCGCTTGTCCCGACCGTTTGCGCTTCTTTGGAAGAAGCCCTCGCCGCCCTCAAAGCCGACCACGAATTCCTCCTGCGCGGCGGCGTGTTCAGCAAAGACTGGATCGACAGCTACATCGCTTTCAAAGAAGAAGACGTACGCCGCATCCGCATGGCACCTCATCCTCTGGAATTTGAAATGTATTACAGCCTGTAA
- a CDS encoding site-2 protease family protein yields MFANFDLGVFLLAVLPVLLAITVREVARGYTARYWGDHTGEQFGRLTLNPLPHIDPVGTIVVPLVCLMIGSFLFGWARPMPIDSRNFRDPRRAWRWVSISGPIANLILAFFWGFVVVLSAYVPESYQAPLVQMAGYGVMVNSIWVAFSLIPILPWDGGIFIDTFLNAKQSMQFRKIEPYGTWIILILLFTGLLAKLIWPIIAMIQAAVQMVVMLFI; encoded by the coding sequence ATGTTTGCAAATTTTGATTTAGGCGTATTCTTGCTGGCAGTATTGCCCGTGTTGTTGGCCATTACCGTGCGCGAAGTGGCACGCGGTTATACGGCGCGGTATTGGGGCGACCATACCGGCGAGCAGTTTGGGCGGTTGACCCTCAATCCGCTGCCGCACATCGACCCTGTCGGTACGATTGTCGTGCCGCTGGTGTGTCTGATGATAGGCAGTTTTCTGTTCGGCTGGGCGCGTCCTATGCCCATCGATTCGCGCAATTTCCGCGATCCGCGCCGTGCGTGGCGTTGGGTGTCGATTTCAGGTCCGATTGCCAATCTGATTTTGGCGTTTTTTTGGGGCTTTGTCGTCGTATTGTCCGCGTATGTGCCTGAGTCTTATCAAGCGCCGTTGGTGCAGATGGCCGGTTACGGCGTGATGGTGAACTCGATTTGGGTCGCATTCAGCCTGATTCCGATTTTGCCTTGGGACGGCGGTATTTTTATTGATACCTTCCTTAACGCCAAACAGTCCATGCAGTTTCGTAAAATCGAGCCATACGGCACATGGATTATCCTGATTCTGTTGTTTACCGGCCTGCTGGCCAAACTGATTTGGCCGATTATCGCCATGATTCAGGCCGCAGTGCAGATGGTTGTCATGCTGTTTATTTAA